The [Eubacterium] siraeum genome contains a region encoding:
- the prmA gene encoding 50S ribosomal protein L11 methyltransferase: protein MQFRQVDVYTKSEAIQVLVMRLSELGLNGFIIHDPADFEEFLENKEYNWDYVDDSLMGLKTVEPHITCYVQDNEQGAEMLSALGGTLDELKENDTDDFYGSLDVTIDCVREEDWANNWKQYYKPFTVGEKLIVKPSWEEVENTDGRKILEIDPASSFGTGQHHTTRLVMELLEKQIHEGDRMLDLGTGSGILSIAGLLLGAKQAVMVDIFENSVRTAKENTEKNGFGSDMVSAYIGNISDDEPLREKIGTGFDIITANIVADVIVSMSPYFSGFLKKNGKLIVSGIITERLDEVLSALKENNIKVESISEKEGWNAILCTCNP from the coding sequence ATGCAATTCAGACAGGTAGATGTATATACGAAAAGTGAAGCAATACAGGTGCTTGTAATGCGCCTGTCCGAGCTTGGACTTAACGGATTTATAATTCACGATCCCGCCGATTTTGAGGAGTTCCTCGAAAACAAGGAATATAACTGGGATTATGTAGATGACAGCCTTATGGGACTTAAAACCGTAGAACCGCACATAACCTGCTATGTGCAGGATAATGAGCAGGGTGCGGAAATGCTCTCTGCGCTCGGCGGCACTCTTGATGAGCTTAAGGAAAACGATACGGATGATTTTTACGGAAGCCTTGACGTAACGATAGATTGCGTGCGTGAGGAGGACTGGGCAAATAACTGGAAACAGTATTACAAGCCATTCACGGTAGGCGAAAAGCTGATAGTAAAGCCGAGCTGGGAAGAAGTAGAGAATACAGACGGCAGAAAGATACTTGAGATCGACCCCGCTTCGTCATTCGGAACAGGTCAGCACCACACCACCCGTCTTGTAATGGAGCTTCTCGAAAAGCAGATACACGAGGGCGACAGAATGCTCGATCTCGGCACGGGAAGCGGCATACTGTCCATCGCAGGACTTCTGCTCGGTGCAAAGCAGGCGGTAATGGTGGATATATTCGAAAACTCGGTACGCACCGCAAAGGAAAATACCGAAAAGAACGGCTTCGGCAGTGATATGGTTTCCGCTTATATAGGAAATATCAGCGATGATGAGCCGCTCAGAGAGAAGATAGGCACAGGCTTTGATATAATTACCGCCAATATAGTAGCAGATGTAATTGTGTCAATGTCGCCCTATTTCAGCGGATTTTTAAAGAAGAACGGCAAGCTGATAGTGTCGGGCATTATCACCGAGCGACTTGACGAGGTGCTGTCGGCACTGAAGGAAAACAATATAAAGGTTGAAAGCATATCGGAAAAAGAGGGCTGGAACGCTATTCTTTGCACCTGCAATCCGTAA
- a CDS encoding ammonium transporter has protein sequence MDFLSTLTLAAESADKIQETVNATMFNVGDGNGIWYLIGAALVFFMQCGFAMVETGFTRAKNAGNIIMKNLMDFCLGTIAFVLLGFGLMLGEDTFFGLIGVPNLDVLTQLSDFNRCAEFVFNLVFCATAATIVSGAMAERTKFISYCIYSFVISLVVYPIEAHWIWGGGWLAQLGFVDFAGSTAIHMVGGLTALIGAAMVGPRIGKFSKDGKPRAILGHSIPLGALGVFILWFGWYGFNGAAASNVDYLADIFLTTTIAPAVATVVTMIFTWLKNGKPDVSMCLNASLAGLVAITAPCADTDALGSAIIGIVSGLLVCFGVWLLDYKLKVDDPVGAVAVHFFNGVWGSLAVGLFATGKGQNGITGLFYGGGFKQLGIQALGVVAVCAFAAVTMFLTFYILKHTIGLRASREEELKGLDTTEHGLPSSYADFVIAGDSVYSGSSAEDTAVVTTAAPVETSVPVQHVSKARAPISDSDVKMTKVDIIANQEKFEVLKHALSSIGITGMTVSHVMGCGMQKGSTEFYRGVPVDARLLPKMKVEIVVCKVPVEKVVEVAKNALYTGKIGDGKIFVYDVENVIKVRTGEEAYEALQDND, from the coding sequence ATGGATTTCTTATCCACGCTAACTCTTGCTGCCGAGTCGGCAGACAAAATTCAGGAAACCGTTAACGCCACGATGTTCAACGTCGGCGACGGCAACGGTATATGGTACCTTATCGGTGCCGCATTGGTATTCTTTATGCAGTGCGGTTTCGCAATGGTTGAAACAGGTTTCACCAGAGCAAAGAATGCCGGCAACATTATAATGAAAAACTTAATGGACTTCTGCCTCGGTACGATTGCATTCGTACTTCTCGGCTTCGGTCTGATGCTTGGCGAAGATACATTCTTCGGACTTATCGGTGTTCCGAATCTTGACGTTCTTACTCAGCTTTCAGACTTCAACAGATGTGCGGAGTTCGTATTCAACTTAGTATTCTGCGCTACCGCAGCAACGATAGTTTCAGGTGCTATGGCAGAGCGTACAAAGTTCATCAGCTACTGCATCTACTCATTCGTTATCAGCCTTGTTGTTTATCCTATCGAGGCTCACTGGATCTGGGGCGGCGGCTGGCTCGCACAGCTCGGCTTCGTTGACTTTGCAGGCTCAACGGCAATACATATGGTCGGCGGTCTTACGGCTCTTATCGGTGCCGCAATGGTCGGACCCCGTATCGGCAAGTTCAGCAAGGACGGTAAGCCCAGAGCTATCTTAGGTCACTCTATCCCTCTCGGCGCACTCGGTGTATTCATCCTCTGGTTCGGTTGGTACGGATTCAACGGTGCCGCAGCTTCCAACGTAGATTACCTCGCAGATATATTCCTTACCACAACAATTGCTCCCGCAGTTGCAACGGTAGTAACGATGATTTTCACTTGGCTTAAAAACGGCAAGCCCGATGTTTCAATGTGCCTTAACGCATCACTCGCAGGACTTGTAGCTATCACAGCTCCCTGTGCAGATACAGACGCACTCGGCTCAGCAATAATCGGTATTGTTTCAGGCTTACTGGTTTGCTTCGGTGTTTGGCTGCTCGACTACAAGCTCAAAGTTGATGACCCTGTCGGCGCAGTAGCAGTACACTTCTTCAACGGTGTATGGGGCTCGCTCGCAGTAGGCTTATTCGCAACAGGTAAAGGTCAGAACGGCATCACGGGTCTGTTCTACGGCGGCGGATTTAAACAGCTTGGCATACAGGCACTCGGCGTAGTTGCTGTTTGCGCATTCGCAGCAGTAACGATGTTCCTGACATTCTATATCTTAAAGCACACAATCGGCCTCAGAGCTTCAAGAGAAGAAGAGCTCAAGGGTCTTGATACAACAGAACACGGTCTGCCGAGTTCCTACGCAGATTTCGTTATCGCAGGCGACAGCGTATACAGTGGTTCTTCCGCAGAAGATACTGCAGTTGTTACTACGGCTGCTCCTGTTGAAACCTCTGTACCCGTACAGCACGTTTCGAAGGCAAGAGCTCCTATCAGCGACAGCGATGTAAAGATGACAAAGGTAGACATTATCGCAAACCAGGAGAAGTTCGAAGTCCTCAAGCACGCCCTTTCATCTATCGGCATCACCGGTATGACGGTATCTCATGTAATGGGCTGCGGTATGCAGAAGGGTTCAACTGAGTTCTATCGTGGTGTTCCCGTAGACGCAAGACTTCTTCCCAAGATGAAGGTCGAGATCGTAGTTTGCAAGGTTCCTGTTGAAAAGGTCGTAGAGGTTGCCAAGAATGCACTCTATACCGGTAAGATAGGCGACGGTAAGATTTTCGTATACGACGTTGAAAACGTAATCAAGGTTCGTACAGGCGAAGAGGCTTACGAGGCTCTGCAGGATAACGATTAA
- the cysS gene encoding cysteine--tRNA ligase, translated as MQLYNSLSHKKEEFVPNVEGKVNMYTCGPTVYHFAHIGNLRSYIMEDVLEKYLRYVGYDVKRVMNITDVGHLTSDGDTGDDKMLKGAKREHKTVMEIAKYYTDAFFDDCTKLNIKRPDVVEPATHCIADFIKVISSLIKKGYAYEAGGNIYFDTSKLEKYYVFNDFKEEDLAVGVREGVEEDGNKRNKADFVLWFTKSKFDDQELKWDSPWGVGYPGWHIECSCISMKHLGEYLDIHCGGIDNAFPHHTNEIAQSEAYLGHKWCNYWFHVHHLNTNSGKMSKSKGEFLTVSLLESKGYDPVIYRFFCLLSHYRKSLVFSYENLDNAKGAYEKLVARIAQLLKAEQGEVDKAAYDKLREGFTAAMDNDINTSLAITALYDVLKADTTPATKLALIADFDKVLSLSLIEKAKAVNEKPTDTAEELPAEILELAEQRKQARKDKNFALADELRDKITAMGYTVEETRQGTVIKKK; from the coding sequence ATGCAGTTATATAATTCACTGTCACACAAAAAGGAAGAATTCGTGCCGAATGTTGAGGGCAAGGTAAATATGTACACCTGCGGACCTACCGTGTACCACTTTGCACACATAGGAAATCTGCGCAGCTACATTATGGAGGATGTGCTTGAAAAGTACCTGCGCTATGTCGGCTATGATGTAAAGCGTGTAATGAACATTACCGATGTAGGACATCTGACAAGCGACGGCGACACGGGCGATGACAAGATGCTGAAGGGTGCAAAGCGTGAGCATAAGACGGTTATGGAGATAGCGAAGTATTACACAGATGCCTTCTTTGATGACTGCACGAAGCTGAACATCAAACGTCCCGATGTTGTAGAGCCTGCAACGCACTGTATCGCAGATTTCATCAAGGTAATTTCTTCTCTCATTAAAAAGGGCTACGCTTACGAAGCAGGCGGAAATATCTATTTTGATACCTCCAAGCTCGAAAAATATTATGTTTTCAACGATTTCAAGGAGGAAGACCTTGCGGTAGGCGTCCGTGAAGGAGTTGAGGAGGACGGCAACAAGAGAAATAAGGCAGACTTTGTTCTGTGGTTCACAAAGTCAAAGTTTGACGATCAGGAACTCAAGTGGGACAGCCCGTGGGGAGTAGGTTACCCCGGCTGGCATATCGAGTGCAGCTGCATAAGCATGAAGCATCTCGGTGAATATCTGGACATTCACTGCGGCGGCATCGACAACGCATTCCCCCACCACACAAACGAGATAGCACAGAGCGAGGCTTATCTCGGTCATAAGTGGTGCAACTACTGGTTCCATGTTCACCACCTTAATACAAACAGCGGCAAGATGAGCAAGTCAAAGGGCGAATTCCTTACGGTATCCCTGCTTGAAAGCAAGGGCTACGACCCCGTGATATACCGTTTCTTCTGCCTGCTGTCACACTACAGAAAGTCGCTCGTATTCTCTTATGAAAATCTTGACAACGCAAAGGGCGCATACGAAAAGCTGGTCGCAAGAATAGCACAGCTTTTAAAGGCGGAGCAGGGCGAGGTTGACAAGGCGGCTTACGATAAACTCCGTGAGGGCTTCACCGCCGCTATGGACAACGATATAAACACATCGCTTGCAATCACTGCGCTGTATGACGTATTAAAGGCTGACACAACACCCGCAACAAAGCTGGCACTTATCGCCGACTTCGACAAGGTGCTTTCACTGTCGCTTATCGAAAAGGCAAAGGCAGTAAACGAAAAGCCCACCGATACAGCCGAGGAGCTTCCTGCCGAAATTCTTGAGCTTGCCGAGCAGAGAAAGCAGGCACGAAAGGATAAGAACTTCGCACTTGCCGATGAGCTTAGAGATAAGATAACCGCAATGGGCTACACCGTCGAGGAAACAAGACAGGGAACGGTTATAAAGAAGAAGTAA
- the cysE gene encoding serine O-acetyltransferase translates to MFDKIKADIKSVRERDPAVKSDLEVFFLYPSFKAVRAYRRAHKWYLKKHYFIARWISQRALRKTGIEIHPGATIGKGLFIDHGSGVVIGETTEIGDYCTLYQNVTLGGTGKDTGKRHPTLGNNVMVGSGARVLGPFKVGDNAKIAANAVVLSEVPPNSTAVGVPARIVRRDGQRVNACDLDQIHIPDPVAQQICALQSRLETMQSEIDLLREELKENNIK, encoded by the coding sequence ATGTTCGATAAAATTAAAGCGGATATAAAATCGGTCAGAGAACGAGATCCTGCCGTAAAGAGCGATCTTGAGGTGTTTTTCCTGTATCCCAGCTTCAAGGCTGTAAGGGCATACCGCAGGGCGCATAAATGGTACCTTAAAAAGCATTATTTCATTGCAAGGTGGATATCACAGCGTGCTTTGCGAAAAACGGGTATAGAGATACACCCCGGCGCAACGATAGGAAAGGGCTTGTTCATCGACCACGGAAGCGGCGTTGTAATAGGCGAAACTACCGAGATAGGCGACTATTGCACGCTTTATCAGAACGTAACGCTCGGCGGTACGGGTAAAGATACCGGTAAACGTCACCCGACGCTCGGCAACAATGTAATGGTAGGCTCAGGAGCAAGGGTTCTCGGTCCTTTCAAGGTGGGCGATAACGCAAAGATAGCCGCAAATGCCGTTGTGCTGTCGGAGGTACCGCCTAACTCAACTGCGGTCGGCGTTCCTGCAAGGATAGTCCGCCGTGACGGTCAGAGGGTAAATGCCTGCGACCTTGACCAGATACACATTCCCGACCCTGTGGCACAGCAGATATGTGCCTTGCAGAGCAGGCTTGAAACAATGCAGAGCGAGATAGACCTGCTCAGAGAAGAACTTAAAGAAAACAATATTAAATAA
- a CDS encoding ATP-binding protein, which yields MKKALIVRFLIVIAIVMSVCVVSATALLSSTEQNVRKSDMLTSLGLIRVIYEDETDHDYDLANRLSSLVGNARVSFINKDGTVFVDTYIDGEPDDNHSTREEIKQAELTGSGVAVRYSKTLGKNQIYAAMKVKDDDIIRISYNINSYMDFASMFIAPMLIAAAIGIIAGLIAVSSVARQIMKPINSISKAMSGMKYVGDEKVSAELEEIPSHKYPELDEFVTMFNFMRKSIQDNMKTLEDEREKERFILESLQDGVILYDNDLSVISINRAGLKLLGASDENCASTVPELARKPEIISGAEKAANEDRTVTIESTVDGRILLVQVFPVSKSGIDAMHGGLMVIRDVTDKRMSEQLKADFFANAGHELKTPLTAISGFAELLENGLVPKDKKDYYIGKILTEAKRMSTIISDILEISSLENKTTAEEVTDCKLSEICTAVKECLEPAASAKNVTIELSGDSFTVRAAYKHIYELVENIVSNAIKYNKDGGRVEITLHDVGETGCIYVRDNGIGIPKESLNRVFERFYRVDKGRSTKEGSTGLGLSIVKHIVNCYGGTVTLDSELGKGTLVCVRLPIVKNIME from the coding sequence ATGAAAAAAGCACTTATAGTACGTTTTCTTATAGTAATTGCGATAGTTATGTCGGTGTGCGTTGTATCTGCTACCGCACTTCTTTCAAGCACGGAGCAGAACGTCAGAAAAAGCGATATGCTGACTTCTCTCGGACTTATCCGTGTGATTTATGAGGACGAAACCGACCACGACTATGACCTTGCGAACAGATTAAGCTCACTTGTCGGCAACGCCAGAGTGAGCTTTATCAATAAGGACGGAACTGTATTTGTAGATACCTATATCGACGGCGAGCCGGACGATAACCACAGCACCCGTGAGGAGATAAAGCAGGCAGAACTTACAGGAAGCGGAGTAGCCGTAAGATATTCCAAGACGCTCGGCAAAAATCAGATCTATGCCGCTATGAAGGTTAAGGATGACGATATAATCAGAATAAGCTACAATATAAACAGCTATATGGATTTTGCGTCAATGTTCATAGCGCCCATGCTGATAGCCGCCGCAATAGGCATAATAGCAGGACTTATAGCGGTAAGCAGTGTTGCCCGCCAGATAATGAAGCCGATAAACAGCATATCAAAGGCTATGAGCGGCATGAAATATGTCGGTGACGAAAAAGTCTCTGCGGAACTTGAGGAGATACCGTCGCACAAATACCCAGAACTTGATGAATTTGTCACAATGTTCAATTTTATGCGTAAAAGCATACAGGATAATATGAAGACGCTTGAAGACGAGCGTGAAAAGGAACGCTTCATACTTGAAAGCCTTCAGGACGGTGTAATTCTTTACGATAACGATCTTTCGGTAATTTCGATAAACCGTGCCGGACTAAAGCTGCTCGGTGCTTCTGATGAAAACTGTGCTTCAACCGTACCCGAGCTTGCAAGAAAGCCCGAGATAATCAGCGGAGCGGAAAAAGCGGCAAACGAAGACAGGACGGTAACTATAGAAAGCACAGTTGACGGCAGGATCTTGCTCGTGCAGGTATTCCCCGTATCCAAGAGCGGAATAGACGCAATGCACGGCGGACTTATGGTTATCCGTGACGTTACCGACAAGCGTATGTCCGAACAGCTAAAAGCCGATTTCTTTGCAAATGCCGGTCACGAGCTGAAAACGCCGTTGACGGCAATTTCGGGCTTTGCCGAGCTTCTTGAAAACGGACTTGTGCCTAAGGATAAGAAGGATTATTACATCGGAAAAATTCTTACCGAGGCAAAGAGAATGTCAACAATCATCAGCGACATTCTTGAAATATCCTCCCTTGAAAACAAGACCACAGCCGAGGAAGTGACCGACTGCAAGCTGTCCGAGATATGCACAGCGGTAAAGGAATGTCTGGAGCCTGCGGCTTCTGCAAAGAACGTTACGATAGAACTGTCCGGCGACAGCTTTACCGTCCGTGCCGCATACAAGCACATATACGAGCTTGTCGAAAACATAGTCAGCAACGCTATAAAGTACAACAAGGACGGCGGCAGAGTAGAGATAACGCTTCACGATGTGGGCGAGACAGGCTGTATCTATGTAAGGGATAACGGCATAGGCATCCCTAAGGAATCGCTTAACCGTGTATTTGAGCGTTTCTACAGAGTGGATAAGGGCAGAAGCACCAAAGAGGGCAGTACCGGACTCGGTCTTTCCATAGTAAAGCATATCGTCAACTGCTACGGCGGCACGGTGACGCTTGACAGCGAGCTTGGCAAGGGAACGCTTGTCTGCGTAAGACTGCCGATCGTGAAGAATATAATGGAGTAA
- a CDS encoding response regulator transcription factor: MAERIYITEDDDSIRELVTVALSAYSYEVESFVSAEDCLAATEKQVPDIFLFDIMLPGMDGVQAVKILRENEQTKNTPILMLTAKSAEIDKVFGLENGADDYLTKPFGIMELAARIKALLRRSGRSTSDSASDKITAGGITVNTSLREVSRDGRPIELTLKEYELLLYLLKNRARVVSREELLTKVWGIDFVGETRTLDMHIGTLRKKLSDDAENAHLIKTVRGVGYRFIGE, from the coding sequence ATGGCTGAACGTATCTATATAACTGAGGACGATGACAGTATAAGAGAGCTTGTGACGGTCGCTCTTTCGGCTTATTCATACGAGGTGGAGAGCTTTGTCAGTGCGGAGGATTGCCTTGCTGCAACCGAAAAGCAGGTGCCGGATATATTCCTGTTCGACATAATGCTGCCGGGTATGGACGGTGTGCAGGCAGTGAAGATTCTTCGTGAAAACGAGCAGACAAAGAATACGCCTATACTTATGCTGACAGCAAAATCAGCCGAGATAGACAAGGTGTTCGGGCTTGAAAACGGCGCAGACGATTATCTCACAAAGCCCTTCGGAATTATGGAGCTTGCCGCAAGAATAAAGGCGCTTTTAAGGCGTTCCGGCAGAAGCACATCAGACAGTGCTTCCGATAAGATTACGGCAGGCGGCATAACGGTAAACACATCTCTCAGAGAGGTTAGCCGTGACGGCAGACCGATAGAGCTTACGCTGAAGGAATACGAGCTTCTTTTGTATCTTCTTAAGAACAGGGCAAGAGTTGTCAGCCGTGAGGAGCTTCTCACGAAAGTGTGGGGCATAGATTTTGTCGGTGAAACAAGAACGCTCGATATGCACATAGGAACGCTCAGAAAAAAACTCAGCGATGATGCCGAGAACGCTCATCTTATCAAAACGGTAAGAGGAGTAGGCTACAGATTTATAGGAGAATAA
- the phoU gene encoding phosphate signaling complex protein PhoU, with amino-acid sequence MRETFEHKLGKLNNDLIRMGGMIEEAIASAITALRDSDAVLAKKVVDGDRAVDEEEKNIESQCLSIILREQPVARDLRKVSAALKMVTDMERIADNAADIAEISLTADVSAIMHIVKEIQTMSEKVIIMVSHSIDSFVTTDMELANETIKADDEVDELFVSIRNRIVELIKSEHCSGDVAVDALMIVKYLERIADHAVNICEWVEFFKTGEYKNTRII; translated from the coding sequence ATGAGAGAAACATTTGAACATAAGCTCGGCAAGCTGAATAACGACCTTATCCGTATGGGCGGAATGATAGAGGAGGCGATAGCTTCAGCTATCACAGCACTTCGTGACAGCGATGCCGTTCTTGCAAAAAAGGTAGTAGACGGCGACAGAGCGGTAGATGAGGAAGAGAAGAACATCGAGAGCCAGTGCCTGTCCATAATACTTCGTGAACAGCCTGTCGCAAGAGATCTTCGTAAGGTTTCTGCGGCACTCAAAATGGTGACAGATATGGAGCGTATAGCCGACAATGCCGCAGATATTGCGGAGATCAGCCTTACCGCAGACGTATCCGCTATTATGCACATAGTAAAAGAGATTCAGACTATGAGCGAAAAGGTAATAATAATGGTTTCGCACTCTATAGATTCATTCGTAACAACCGATATGGAGCTTGCGAATGAAACGATAAAGGCTGACGATGAGGTTGACGAACTGTTCGTTTCTATAAGAAACCGCATAGTAGAGCTTATAAAGAGCGAGCATTGCAGCGGCGATGTTGCGGTCGATGCCCTTATGATAGTAAAATATCTTGAAAGAATAGCCGACCATGCGGTAAATATCTGCGAGTGGGTGGAATTCTTCAAGACGGGAGAATACAAGAATACCCGTATTATATAA
- the pstB gene encoding phosphate ABC transporter ATP-binding protein PstB encodes MSDIIVPQSDVKLCTRNVNLYYGENHALKDINLDIKTNKITAFIGPSGCGKSTYLKSLNRMNDLIPDCKITGQFLLDGEDIYADGVDTNVLRRRIGMVFQKPNPFPMSIYDNIAYGPRVHGIKSKAKLDRIVEESLIGAAVFDEVKDRLHKSALSLSGGQQQRICIARAIAVQPEVILMDEPTSALDPVSTLKIEELMNTLKEKYTVAIVTHNMQQATRISDYTAFFLVGEMVEYAPTDELFSRPVDKRTEDYITGRFG; translated from the coding sequence ATGTCAGATATAATCGTACCTCAGAGCGATGTGAAGCTCTGTACAAGAAATGTAAATCTATATTACGGAGAAAACCACGCTCTCAAGGATATAAACCTTGATATAAAGACAAATAAGATAACCGCCTTCATCGGTCCTTCGGGCTGCGGCAAATCCACATATCTGAAAAGCCTTAACCGTATGAACGATCTGATACCGGATTGTAAGATAACAGGTCAGTTCCTGCTTGACGGCGAGGACATCTACGCTGACGGCGTTGATACAAACGTACTGCGCCGCAGGATAGGAATGGTGTTCCAGAAGCCCAACCCCTTCCCGATGAGCATTTACGATAACATAGCATACGGACCGAGAGTGCACGGCATAAAGAGCAAGGCAAAGCTTGACAGGATAGTCGAGGAGAGCCTTATCGGTGCGGCTGTTTTTGACGAGGTAAAGGACAGACTTCATAAATCCGCACTCAGCCTTTCGGGCGGCCAGCAGCAGAGAATCTGTATCGCAAGAGCAATCGCCGTTCAGCCTGAGGTCATTCTTATGGACGAACCTACATCGGCGCTCGACCCTGTATCAACGCTTAAAATCGAGGAGCTTATGAACACGCTCAAGGAAAAGTACACGGTAGCTATTGTAACTCACAATATGCAGCAGGCAACAAGAATTTCGGACTACACGGCCTTCTTCCTTGTAGGAGAAATGGTCGAGTACGCACCGACAGACGAACTGTTCTCACGTCCCGTTGATAAGCGGACGGAAGATTATATCACAGGACGTTTCGGTTGA
- the pstA gene encoding phosphate ABC transporter permease PstA, which yields MAKAVTNSLTKKHRRVSDIVLKALIFLSSGIVVALTLGMIIYIAVKGTEGMSLNFLTTPAFSYPYENYGVLGNIINTLYLVVITLIIATPVGVGAAIYLTEYAKQGRLTRIIEFTTETLAGIPSIIYGLFGSVFFYNIFKVNYSLLTGALTLSIMVLPTIIRTTQEAIKTVPMGYREGAVGLGAPKWHTIRTVVLPSCIDGILTSVILSIGRIVGESAALIFTAGIAAEVGINSLGDIFGKVMNQGGSLTVQLYQYAQRGGAEMKYAFSTALVLLVTVLIINICAKLVAYRIRKKRSV from the coding sequence ATGGCAAAAGCAGTTACGAATTCTCTTACTAAAAAGCACAGAAGAGTAAGCGACATAGTGCTGAAGGCTCTGATTTTTCTTTCGTCCGGTATAGTCGTTGCGCTGACGCTCGGTATGATTATATACATAGCCGTAAAAGGCACAGAGGGAATGAGCCTGAACTTCCTTACAACTCCGGCGTTCTCATATCCTTATGAAAACTACGGCGTACTCGGCAATATAATCAATACGCTTTATCTTGTAGTGATTACGCTTATCATTGCAACACCTGTCGGTGTAGGTGCGGCAATATATCTTACCGAATACGCAAAGCAGGGCAGACTTACAAGAATTATAGAATTCACTACCGAAACGCTTGCAGGTATCCCCTCAATTATATACGGACTTTTCGGCAGTGTGTTCTTCTACAATATTTTCAAGGTAAACTACTCACTGCTTACAGGTGCGCTGACGTTGTCAATAATGGTACTGCCCACCATAATCCGTACCACGCAGGAGGCGATAAAGACCGTTCCTATGGGCTACAGAGAGGGTGCTGTCGGACTTGGCGCACCTAAGTGGCATACTATAAGGACCGTTGTTCTTCCAAGCTGTATAGACGGTATACTGACCTCGGTAATCCTGTCCATAGGCAGAATAGTAGGCGAGTCTGCGGCGCTTATCTTCACAGCAGGTATTGCCGCTGAGGTAGGTATAAATTCGCTTGGCGATATTTTCGGCAAGGTGATGAATCAGGGCGGCTCACTCACTGTTCAGCTTTACCAGTACGCACAGCGTGGCGGTGCCGAAATGAAGTACGCATTCTCTACAGCGCTTGTACTGCTTGTAACAGTGCTTATAATCAACATATGCGCAAAGCTGGTCGCTTACAGAATAAGAAAGAAACGCTCGGTATAA
- the pstC gene encoding phosphate ABC transporter permease subunit PstC, which yields MVYLEKTSGAAVAVGSVGKQRSAIRSKKSGFTNVTERVMKYIFTVCGITAVACVLMITIYMIISGAPAIGKIGLTDFLFGDTWYAKKEQFGILPLILTSVFGTLGAIVIGVPIGLLTAVFLSELAPKAMKNVVKPAVELLAGIPSVIYGLLGANLVKPLMYALEEVIYANDPTHQFTGGANLASAIIVLAIMILPTIINISENAISAVPSEYREASYGLGATRIQTIFKVVIPAAKSGIASGVVLGVGRAIGEAMAIILVAGNSANMPELFSSVKFLTTGIVAEFPYSSGLHREALFAIGLVLFVFIMIINLILNGILKKGGKKEKAAKTAGKA from the coding sequence ATGGTTTACTTGGAAAAGACAAGCGGCGCAGCAGTTGCGGTAGGCTCGGTCGGAAAGCAGAGATCTGCTATAAGAAGTAAAAAATCGGGATTCACAAACGTTACAGAGCGTGTAATGAAGTACATATTTACCGTGTGTGGGATCACAGCGGTAGCGTGCGTCCTGATGATAACAATTTATATGATAATATCGGGTGCTCCCGCTATCGGAAAAATCGGATTGACCGATTTTCTGTTCGGTGATACTTGGTACGCAAAAAAAGAACAGTTCGGTATCCTCCCGCTGATTCTCACATCGGTATTCGGTACTCTCGGTGCAATAGTGATCGGTGTTCCGATAGGACTTCTCACAGCGGTGTTCCTGTCCGAGCTTGCGCCTAAGGCTATGAAGAACGTAGTAAAGCCTGCGGTCGAGCTTCTTGCGGGTATCCCGTCGGTTATATACGGTTTGCTCGGCGCAAATCTTGTAAAGCCGCTTATGTACGCACTGGAGGAGGTCATTTATGCTAATGATCCTACACATCAGTTCACAGGCGGCGCAAACCTTGCAAGTGCAATAATCGTACTTGCCATAATGATACTTCCCACTATCATAAACATTTCGGAGAACGCAATATCCGCCGTTCCTTCTGAATACAGAGAGGCAAGCTATGGGCTGGGAGCAACCAGGATACAGACTATCTTCAAGGTAGTTATCCCCGCCGCAAAGTCGGGTATTGCGTCCGGTGTCGTTCTCGGTGTCGGCAGAGCAATAGGTGAGGCTATGGCTATCATCCTTGTTGCAGGCAACAGCGCAAATATGCCGGAGCTGTTCTCATCAGTAAAATTCCTCACAACAGGTATCGTTGCCGAATTCCCGTATTCGAGCGGACTTCACAGAGAGGCGCTCTTTGCGATAGGACTTGTGCTGTTCGTGTTCATTATGATAATAAATCTGATACTCAACGGCATTCTAAAAAAGGGCGGCAAAAAGGAAAAAGCGGCAAAAACCGCAGGAAAGGCGTGA